One part of the Streptomyces sp. AM 2-1-1 genome encodes these proteins:
- a CDS encoding iron-siderophore ABC transporter substrate-binding protein has protein sequence MKNVRLRNPLARRSGTPTRSRASLGLLALPLAAVLIGATGCSSDDSDTSGDSAKDASASSASTGAFPVSVDTKFGSVTVKEQPERVVALGWGDAETALALGVQPVGASDWLAFGGDGVGPWAKGLYTKSPEKIGTMEPEYEKIAALKPDLILDTKSSGDQARYDTLSKIAPVIGVPEGGDQYKLSWEQQTRMVSTALGRKAEGDKLIKGIEDKFAAAAKAHPEFKDKTVTLASKTSVGWGAYVSGTGRVDFVERLGFKNNPVIEKQAGDAFSVSVSEENLDQFDADLLVMAPIGVAPAQVTSDALYKKIPAVAGGHAIVFDQDGLSQAFATDSVLSTSYAIDHVVPEFAKYVEK, from the coding sequence GGCCTGCTGGCGCTTCCGCTCGCCGCCGTGCTGATCGGTGCGACCGGCTGCTCCTCCGACGACTCCGACACGTCGGGCGACTCGGCCAAGGACGCGTCCGCCTCCTCCGCCTCCACCGGCGCCTTCCCGGTGTCCGTCGACACCAAGTTCGGCTCCGTCACGGTGAAGGAGCAGCCCGAGCGGGTCGTCGCACTCGGCTGGGGCGACGCGGAGACCGCGCTCGCCCTCGGCGTGCAGCCCGTCGGCGCGAGCGACTGGCTCGCCTTCGGCGGCGACGGCGTCGGCCCGTGGGCCAAGGGTCTCTACACCAAGAGCCCGGAGAAGATCGGCACCATGGAGCCGGAGTACGAGAAGATCGCGGCCCTCAAGCCCGACCTGATCCTCGACACCAAGTCCAGCGGTGACCAGGCCCGTTACGACACCCTCAGCAAGATCGCGCCGGTCATCGGCGTCCCCGAGGGCGGCGACCAGTACAAGCTGTCCTGGGAGCAGCAGACCCGGATGGTCTCCACCGCCCTGGGCAGGAAGGCCGAGGGCGACAAGCTGATCAAGGGCATCGAGGACAAGTTCGCCGCCGCGGCGAAGGCGCACCCCGAGTTCAAGGACAAGACGGTCACCCTCGCCTCGAAGACCTCGGTCGGCTGGGGCGCGTACGTCTCGGGCACCGGCCGCGTCGACTTCGTCGAGCGGCTCGGCTTCAAGAACAACCCGGTCATCGAGAAGCAGGCCGGTGACGCGTTCTCGGTCAGCGTCTCCGAGGAGAACCTCGACCAGTTCGACGCGGACCTGCTCGTGATGGCGCCCATCGGCGTCGCGCCCGCCCAGGTCACCTCCGACGCCCTGTACAAGAAGATCCCCGCGGTCGCCGGCGGCCACGCGATCGTCTTCGACCAGGACGGTCTGAGCCAGGCGTTCGCCACCGACTCGGTCCTCTCGACCTCCTACGCGATCGACCACGTCGTGCCGGAGTTCGCGAAGTACGTCGAGAAGTAG
- a CDS encoding metallophosphoesterase family protein, whose amino-acid sequence MDIPRFGIPEKLAARMSMAEQHEYLRTRLTRRGVLRTSVATAAVTGAGLGTGLLTASPAAAHPAAPGSPTVLTSRSTTRVDGSLVAPFGRHLAYGADPKTQMSVSWQVPFAVKRPYVRIGLKPWSLSRRIDAEVRRLSTPSLNNGAISAAEQFYVHAGLERLRPGTTYYYGVGHDGFDPADTRNLGTLGTFTTAPSRAENFTFTAFGDQGVSYHALGNDQLLLGQNPAFHLHAGDICYADPSGQGRETDVYDARTWDQFLAQTETVAKTVPWMVTTGNHDMEAWYSPDGYGGQNARWSLPDNGPDPVGLPGAYSFVHGNVGVVALDANDVSNEIPANLGISAGRQTKWLDRRLGELRAREDVDFVVVFFHHCAFSTTNAHASEGGVREAWVPLFEKHQVDLVINGHNHVYERTDAILRNTVARTVPIGERTDPTRDGIVYVTAGGAGKSLYDFPAPDTYEGHVRDQESVDTYYVARGGVHAAETVEWSRVRYTGYSFLAVEVTVGPHPRMKVTALAESGARIDHFEVARG is encoded by the coding sequence ATGGACATCCCCCGCTTCGGCATCCCCGAGAAGCTCGCCGCCCGCATGAGCATGGCGGAGCAACACGAGTATCTCCGCACCAGGCTGACGCGCCGCGGCGTGCTGCGTACCAGCGTGGCGACCGCCGCCGTCACCGGCGCGGGTCTGGGCACCGGCCTCCTCACCGCCTCGCCGGCCGCCGCCCACCCTGCCGCGCCGGGCTCCCCGACCGTGCTCACCTCGCGCTCCACCACGCGGGTGGACGGGTCGCTGGTGGCCCCGTTCGGCCGCCACCTCGCCTACGGCGCCGACCCGAAGACGCAGATGAGCGTCTCGTGGCAGGTCCCCTTCGCCGTCAAGCGCCCCTACGTCCGCATCGGTCTCAAGCCGTGGTCGCTGAGCCGCCGCATCGACGCCGAGGTGCGCCGGCTCTCCACGCCGTCGCTGAACAACGGCGCGATCTCCGCCGCCGAGCAGTTCTACGTGCACGCGGGTCTGGAGCGGCTGCGGCCGGGCACGACGTACTACTACGGCGTCGGGCACGACGGCTTCGACCCGGCGGACACCCGCAACCTGGGCACGCTCGGCACATTCACCACCGCGCCCTCGCGCGCCGAGAACTTCACCTTCACGGCCTTCGGCGACCAGGGCGTCAGCTACCACGCCCTCGGCAACGACCAGTTGCTGCTCGGTCAGAACCCGGCCTTCCACCTGCACGCCGGCGACATCTGCTACGCCGACCCCTCGGGCCAGGGCCGGGAGACCGACGTCTACGACGCGCGCACCTGGGACCAGTTCCTCGCCCAGACGGAGACCGTCGCGAAGACGGTGCCGTGGATGGTGACCACCGGCAACCACGACATGGAGGCCTGGTACTCCCCCGACGGCTACGGCGGCCAGAACGCCCGCTGGTCGCTGCCGGACAACGGCCCGGATCCGGTCGGCCTGCCGGGCGCGTACTCGTTCGTCCACGGCAACGTCGGTGTCGTCGCCCTGGACGCCAACGACGTCTCGAACGAGATCCCGGCCAACCTCGGCATCAGCGCGGGCCGGCAGACCAAGTGGCTGGACCGCCGTCTCGGCGAGCTGCGCGCCCGCGAGGACGTCGACTTCGTCGTGGTCTTCTTCCACCACTGCGCCTTCTCGACCACCAACGCGCACGCCTCCGAGGGCGGGGTCCGCGAGGCATGGGTGCCGCTCTTCGAGAAGCACCAGGTGGACCTGGTGATCAACGGCCACAACCACGTCTACGAGCGCACGGACGCGATCCTGAGGAACACGGTCGCCCGCACGGTGCCGATCGGCGAGCGCACGGACCCGACCCGTGACGGCATCGTCTACGTCACGGCGGGCGGCGCGGGCAAGTCGCTCTACGACTTCCCGGCCCCCGACACCTACGAGGGTCACGTCAGGGACCAGGAGAGCGTGGACACGTACTACGTGGCCAGGGGCGGGGTGCACGCGGCGGAGACCGTGGAGTGGTCCCGGGTGCGCTACACCGGCTACTCGTTCCTCGCGGTGGAGGTCACGGTGGGCCCGCACCCGAGGATGAAGGTCACCGCGCTCGCCGAGTCGGGTGCCCGCATCGACCACTTCGAGGTCGCGCGCGGCTGA